From one Rhodamnia argentea isolate NSW1041297 chromosome 1, ASM2092103v1, whole genome shotgun sequence genomic stretch:
- the LOC115740117 gene encoding uncharacterized protein LOC115740117, with product MNIAIAVRSARNYHHHHPLSLFPRPAKPPCLGQRTAGAVSFRTLSTQSNRQQESKDDSTNINMDKRKEGDDSPAEMKTGDAMAHSFGEGYSTRSDEEGFGGIYGGNDSCKVTKARDIDEDHPEHDKSQGSEVKEKEKARHQTTVAS from the exons ATGAACATAGCCATAGCCGTTAGGTCAGCGAGAaattaccaccaccaccaccctctgAGCTTGTTCCCACGGCCTGCGAAACCGCCGTGCCTTGGCCAGAGAACCGCCGGAGCTGTCTCCTTCAGGACCTTGTCGACGCAGAGCAACAGACAGCAGGAGAGTAAAGACGACAGTACCAACATCAACATGGataaaaggaaggaaggagacgACAGCCCTGCAGAGATGAAAACTGG GGACGCGATGGCACATTCGTTCGGGGAAGGGTACTCGACGAGGAGCGACGAGGAAGGGTTCGGGGGGATATACGGAGGCAACGACTCTTGCAAGGTCACGAAGGCCAGAGACATCGACGAGGATCACCCTG AGCACGACAAGTCGCAGGGAAGTGAAgtgaaagagaaggagaaggcgCGGCATCAGACCACAGTCGCCTCGTGA
- the LOC115740115 gene encoding sulfite exporter TauE/SafE family protein 3-like isoform X2 produces the protein MAAQTMVNSRALAASVAALAWFLLFTNLVISGHAVRAERPLPHDKAPEVSAEDTRRPGLLVRAANFLWQSGESSYEPVWPEMEFGWKLVVGSIVGFFGAALGSVGGVGGGGIFVPMLTLIIGFDPKSSTAISKCMIMGAAGSTVYYNLRLRHPTLDIPLIDYDLALLFQPMLMLGISIGVAFNVMFADWMVTVLLIILFLGTSTKALIKGIDTWKKETLMRKEAARLMEAEAEQEGSKEDYKPLPSGPAASRDEQIPLAKNIYWKELSMLLFIWVAFLAVQIIKTYTKTCSVKYWILNSLQVPIACSVTLFEAIALYRGKRVIASKGKEITNWKLHQILLYCSCGIIAGMVGGLLGLGGGFILGPLFLELGIPPQVASATSTFAMTFSSSMSVVQYYILKRFPVPFASYFILVATIAAIVGQHVVRRIIAILGRTSIIIFILALTIFVSAISLGGVGISNMVEKLENQEYMGFESLCYES, from the exons ATGGCAGCTCAAACCATGGTGAACTCAAGGGCATTAGCAGCGTCAGTAGcagcactagcatggtttctgTTGTTCACGAATCTCGTCATCTCTGGCCATGCCGTGCGTGCCGAAAGACCATTACCACATGATAAAGCGCCGGAGGTCTCTGCAGAGGACACCCGGAGACCAGGGCTCTTGGTTAGAGCTGCGAATTTCTTGTGGCAGAGCGGGGAGTCCTCCTATGAGCCAGTTTGGCCG GAAATGGAGTTTGGATGGAAACTGGTGGTGGGATCGATAGTCGGCTTCTTTGGCGCAGCACTGGGTAGTGTTGGAGGGGTTGGCGGCGGCGGGATATTCGTGCCAATGCTCACTTTGATCATCGGCTTTGACCCCAAATCCTCTACTGCCATCTCGAAAT GTATGATAATGGGGGCGGCCGGATCGACAGTCTACTACAATTTGAGACTCAGGCACCCGACACTGGACATACCCCTCATAGATTACGACCTGGCTTTGCTCTTCCAGCCCATGCTCATGCTGGGAATCAGCATTGGAGTGGCCTTCAACGTCATGTTTGCCGATTGGATGGTCACCGTGCTGTTGATCATTCTCTTCCTCG GTACTTCAACTAAGGCATTGATCAAAGGCATAGATACATGGAAGAAGGAGACACTGATGAGAAAG GAAGCAGCCAGGTTGATGGAAGCAGAAGCAGAGCA AGAAGGTTCCAAGGAAGACTACAAGCCACTGCCCAGCGGTCCGGCTGCCTCACGTGATGAACAG ATTCCCCTTGCAAAGAACATCTACTGGAAAGAGTTGTCGATGCTTCTTTTCATATGGGTAGCTTTCCTAGCTGTGCAGATCATTAAG ACATACACAAAGACCTGCTCAGTCAAGTATTGGATTCTGAACTCTTTACAG GTACCAATTGCATGCTCCGTTACACTCTTCGAAGCAATAGCATTATACAGAGGAAAAAGAGTGATTGCGTCCAAAGGGAAGGAGATTACAAATTGGAAACTTCACCAGATACTTCTTTACTGTTCCTGTGGTATTATTGCCGGTATGGTGGGTGGTCTGCTAGGCCTTGGAGGGGGCTTCATCCTCGGACCCCTTTTCCTCGAATTGGGAATCCCTCCTCAG GTAGCAAGTGCGACGTCAACCTTTGCAATGACATTCTCGTCTTCAATGTCAGTAGTTCAATATTATATACTCAAAAGGTTTCCAGTTCCATTCG CTTCATATTTCATTTTAGTTGCAACTATTGCGGCCATTGTTGGTCAGCATGTCGTGAGAAGGATCATCGCAATCCTCGGCAGGACGTCCATAATCATCTTCATACTGGCTTTGACCATCTTCGTGAGCGCGATAAGCTTAG GTGGAGTAGGCATCTCGAACATGGTCGAGAAGCTGGAGAACCAAGAATACATGGGTTTCGAAAGCCTCTGCTACGAATCTTAA
- the LOC115740115 gene encoding sulfite exporter TauE/SafE family protein 3-like isoform X3 yields MVNSRALAASVAALAWFLLFTNLVISGHAVRAERPLPHDKAPEVSAEDTRRPGLLVRAANFLWQSGESSYEPVWPEMEFGWKLVVGSIVGFFGAALGSVGGVGGGGIFVPMLTLIIGFDPKSSTAISKCMIMGAAGSTVYYNLRLRHPTLDIPLIDYDLALLFQPMLMLGISIGVAFNVMFADWMVTVLLIILFLGTSTKALIKGIDTWKKETLMRKEAARLMEAEAEQAEGSKEDYKPLPSGPAASRDEQIPLAKNIYWKELSMLLFIWVAFLAVQIIKTYTKTCSVKYWILNSLQVPIACSVTLFEAIALYRGKRVIASKGKEITNWKLHQILLYCSCGIIAGMVGGLLGLGGGFILGPLFLELGIPPQVASATSTFAMTFSSSMSVVQYYILKRFPVPFASYFILVATIAAIVGQHVVRRIIAILGRTSIIIFILALTIFVSAISLGGVGISNMVEKLENQEYMGFESLCYES; encoded by the exons ATGGTGAACTCAAGGGCATTAGCAGCGTCAGTAGcagcactagcatggtttctgTTGTTCACGAATCTCGTCATCTCTGGCCATGCCGTGCGTGCCGAAAGACCATTACCACATGATAAAGCGCCGGAGGTCTCTGCAGAGGACACCCGGAGACCAGGGCTCTTGGTTAGAGCTGCGAATTTCTTGTGGCAGAGCGGGGAGTCCTCCTATGAGCCAGTTTGGCCG GAAATGGAGTTTGGATGGAAACTGGTGGTGGGATCGATAGTCGGCTTCTTTGGCGCAGCACTGGGTAGTGTTGGAGGGGTTGGCGGCGGCGGGATATTCGTGCCAATGCTCACTTTGATCATCGGCTTTGACCCCAAATCCTCTACTGCCATCTCGAAAT GTATGATAATGGGGGCGGCCGGATCGACAGTCTACTACAATTTGAGACTCAGGCACCCGACACTGGACATACCCCTCATAGATTACGACCTGGCTTTGCTCTTCCAGCCCATGCTCATGCTGGGAATCAGCATTGGAGTGGCCTTCAACGTCATGTTTGCCGATTGGATGGTCACCGTGCTGTTGATCATTCTCTTCCTCG GTACTTCAACTAAGGCATTGATCAAAGGCATAGATACATGGAAGAAGGAGACACTGATGAGAAAG GAAGCAGCCAGGTTGATGGAAGCAGAAGCAGAGCAAGCTG AAGGTTCCAAGGAAGACTACAAGCCACTGCCCAGCGGTCCGGCTGCCTCACGTGATGAACAG ATTCCCCTTGCAAAGAACATCTACTGGAAAGAGTTGTCGATGCTTCTTTTCATATGGGTAGCTTTCCTAGCTGTGCAGATCATTAAG ACATACACAAAGACCTGCTCAGTCAAGTATTGGATTCTGAACTCTTTACAG GTACCAATTGCATGCTCCGTTACACTCTTCGAAGCAATAGCATTATACAGAGGAAAAAGAGTGATTGCGTCCAAAGGGAAGGAGATTACAAATTGGAAACTTCACCAGATACTTCTTTACTGTTCCTGTGGTATTATTGCCGGTATGGTGGGTGGTCTGCTAGGCCTTGGAGGGGGCTTCATCCTCGGACCCCTTTTCCTCGAATTGGGAATCCCTCCTCAG GTAGCAAGTGCGACGTCAACCTTTGCAATGACATTCTCGTCTTCAATGTCAGTAGTTCAATATTATATACTCAAAAGGTTTCCAGTTCCATTCG CTTCATATTTCATTTTAGTTGCAACTATTGCGGCCATTGTTGGTCAGCATGTCGTGAGAAGGATCATCGCAATCCTCGGCAGGACGTCCATAATCATCTTCATACTGGCTTTGACCATCTTCGTGAGCGCGATAAGCTTAG GTGGAGTAGGCATCTCGAACATGGTCGAGAAGCTGGAGAACCAAGAATACATGGGTTTCGAAAGCCTCTGCTACGAATCTTAA
- the LOC115740115 gene encoding sulfite exporter TauE/SafE family protein 3-like isoform X1 — translation MAAQTMVNSRALAASVAALAWFLLFTNLVISGHAVRAERPLPHDKAPEVSAEDTRRPGLLVRAANFLWQSGESSYEPVWPEMEFGWKLVVGSIVGFFGAALGSVGGVGGGGIFVPMLTLIIGFDPKSSTAISKCMIMGAAGSTVYYNLRLRHPTLDIPLIDYDLALLFQPMLMLGISIGVAFNVMFADWMVTVLLIILFLGTSTKALIKGIDTWKKETLMRKEAARLMEAEAEQAEGSKEDYKPLPSGPAASRDEQIPLAKNIYWKELSMLLFIWVAFLAVQIIKTYTKTCSVKYWILNSLQVPIACSVTLFEAIALYRGKRVIASKGKEITNWKLHQILLYCSCGIIAGMVGGLLGLGGGFILGPLFLELGIPPQVASATSTFAMTFSSSMSVVQYYILKRFPVPFASYFILVATIAAIVGQHVVRRIIAILGRTSIIIFILALTIFVSAISLGGVGISNMVEKLENQEYMGFESLCYES, via the exons ATGGCAGCTCAAACCATGGTGAACTCAAGGGCATTAGCAGCGTCAGTAGcagcactagcatggtttctgTTGTTCACGAATCTCGTCATCTCTGGCCATGCCGTGCGTGCCGAAAGACCATTACCACATGATAAAGCGCCGGAGGTCTCTGCAGAGGACACCCGGAGACCAGGGCTCTTGGTTAGAGCTGCGAATTTCTTGTGGCAGAGCGGGGAGTCCTCCTATGAGCCAGTTTGGCCG GAAATGGAGTTTGGATGGAAACTGGTGGTGGGATCGATAGTCGGCTTCTTTGGCGCAGCACTGGGTAGTGTTGGAGGGGTTGGCGGCGGCGGGATATTCGTGCCAATGCTCACTTTGATCATCGGCTTTGACCCCAAATCCTCTACTGCCATCTCGAAAT GTATGATAATGGGGGCGGCCGGATCGACAGTCTACTACAATTTGAGACTCAGGCACCCGACACTGGACATACCCCTCATAGATTACGACCTGGCTTTGCTCTTCCAGCCCATGCTCATGCTGGGAATCAGCATTGGAGTGGCCTTCAACGTCATGTTTGCCGATTGGATGGTCACCGTGCTGTTGATCATTCTCTTCCTCG GTACTTCAACTAAGGCATTGATCAAAGGCATAGATACATGGAAGAAGGAGACACTGATGAGAAAG GAAGCAGCCAGGTTGATGGAAGCAGAAGCAGAGCAAGCTG AAGGTTCCAAGGAAGACTACAAGCCACTGCCCAGCGGTCCGGCTGCCTCACGTGATGAACAG ATTCCCCTTGCAAAGAACATCTACTGGAAAGAGTTGTCGATGCTTCTTTTCATATGGGTAGCTTTCCTAGCTGTGCAGATCATTAAG ACATACACAAAGACCTGCTCAGTCAAGTATTGGATTCTGAACTCTTTACAG GTACCAATTGCATGCTCCGTTACACTCTTCGAAGCAATAGCATTATACAGAGGAAAAAGAGTGATTGCGTCCAAAGGGAAGGAGATTACAAATTGGAAACTTCACCAGATACTTCTTTACTGTTCCTGTGGTATTATTGCCGGTATGGTGGGTGGTCTGCTAGGCCTTGGAGGGGGCTTCATCCTCGGACCCCTTTTCCTCGAATTGGGAATCCCTCCTCAG GTAGCAAGTGCGACGTCAACCTTTGCAATGACATTCTCGTCTTCAATGTCAGTAGTTCAATATTATATACTCAAAAGGTTTCCAGTTCCATTCG CTTCATATTTCATTTTAGTTGCAACTATTGCGGCCATTGTTGGTCAGCATGTCGTGAGAAGGATCATCGCAATCCTCGGCAGGACGTCCATAATCATCTTCATACTGGCTTTGACCATCTTCGTGAGCGCGATAAGCTTAG GTGGAGTAGGCATCTCGAACATGGTCGAGAAGCTGGAGAACCAAGAATACATGGGTTTCGAAAGCCTCTGCTACGAATCTTAA